The Halobacterium sp. R2-5 DNA segment GATGAACGAGCGATCGACGATGCTGACAGTGGCCAGCCCGCGGACAGAGCGGCCGTCGGAGACGTCCGCCGCGACCATCGCGTGACGGTCGGTGACTGCGTCGGCGTCAACCACGCCTGTCGCGACGAATGCGGCCGCGGCGCCCGCGACTGTGCCGTCGATCATCGTCGGAACGACGTTGTTTGTGCCCGTCGAGACGGCCAGCACCGGTACATCACCGATCTCGATCGCCAGGTCCCGGGTGGTGCCATCGCCGCCAAAGACGACCACGGCGTCAGCCAGCTCACGGAAGGCGCTACCAGCGCGGCGCGTGTCCGCGCCAGACCCCTCGACGTCAACGTCGAGCACGGTGACGTTCGACCGGTCGGTTTCGTCGGCCGTCTGCTGGCCGATGCGCCCCGAGTCCGGTGCGAGAACGACGTCTACGGGATCGTCGACGATATCGAGTCCGGCGAGCACGCTCTCGGCCGCACGGCGTTTCCCGTAGTTGTCGCTGACGCTCGCGCTCCCGATTAGCCGGCGGACGTCCCTGCCGGCCGCCGGGTTAACAACGACGCCGACGGTCGGCGTCGCCACCGATCAGACCACCTGATTGATGGCGTCGCGGACGTCCGCCCCGT contains these protein-coding regions:
- a CDS encoding NAD(+)/NADH kinase; the encoded protein is MATPTVGVVVNPAAGRDVRRLIGSASVSDNYGKRRAAESVLAGLDIVDDPVDVVLAPDSGRIGQQTADETDRSNVTVLDVDVEGSGADTRRAGSAFRELADAVVVFGGDGTTRDLAIEIGDVPVLAVSTGTNNVVPTMIDGTVAGAAAAFVATGVVDADAVTDRHAMVAADVSDGRSVRGLATVSIVDRSFIGTRAILDPDEFLGGVVSRASRGEIGLSGIAGACTQLAPTDPGGVGLELDPDTDRTVPAITTPGDVKHVGVASWSRLDFDEPRTFDIDDAVVSVDGERELEVSNEDVSIRPVASGPQLVDFEAVFEQAPTH